Proteins encoded together in one Desulfovibrio sp. UCD-KL4C window:
- a CDS encoding Com family DNA-binding transcriptional regulator produces the protein MSQKIRCHRCNRLLGIGKGTIVELEIKCPRCKALNHVSTASANPIGYAVEEEKTHGKEKTSTTFTKSPRKAGQATL, from the coding sequence CACAGGTGCAACCGCCTGCTTGGTATCGGTAAAGGGACTATAGTTGAATTAGAAATAAAATGCCCTAGATGTAAGGCGTTAAACCATGTGAGCACCGCGAGTGCCAACCCTATCGGCTATGCCGTAGAGGAAGAAAAAACACATGGAAAAGAAAAAACTTCCACCACTTTCACCAAAAGCCCCCGGAAGGCCGGACAAGCCACGCTATAA